A DNA window from Sphingomonas changnyeongensis contains the following coding sequences:
- a CDS encoding tetratricopeptide repeat protein, with protein sequence MTGWLPVIGLVVLVGLAMWRFASLPRAAFEVVAAALLLGLAGYALQGRPDLPGAPRATRADAARVADAEIALRAKFGDRMGGAQQYLIAADGAMRAGVPAAAIGFIRRGLKDYPRDPDLWLGFGNAFVVYNEGQVSPAAMFAFRRAAEIAPLHPGPPFFMGLALAQSGRFNEARELWQQLLARSPADAPWRDELEARIAELPA encoded by the coding sequence ATGACGGGATGGCTGCCGGTGATCGGCCTGGTGGTGCTGGTCGGCCTTGCCATGTGGCGCTTTGCCAGCCTGCCGCGCGCGGCGTTTGAGGTGGTGGCCGCCGCGCTTCTGCTCGGTCTGGCCGGCTATGCCCTGCAGGGGCGGCCCGATCTGCCCGGCGCGCCACGCGCGACGCGCGCCGATGCGGCACGGGTGGCCGATGCCGAAATCGCGCTCAGGGCAAAGTTTGGCGACCGCATGGGCGGGGCGCAGCAATATCTGATTGCCGCCGACGGCGCGATGCGCGCGGGGGTTCCGGCGGCGGCGATCGGCTTCATCCGCCGGGGACTGAAGGATTATCCGCGCGACCCCGATCTGTGGCTGGGGTTCGGCAACGCATTTGTCGTCTATAATGAGGGGCAGGTGTCCCCGGCCGCGATGTTCGCGTTCCGGCGCGCCGCGGAGATCGCGCCGCTGCATCCCGGCCCGCCCTTCTTCATGGGGCTGGCGCTCGCCCAGTCGGGCCGCTTCAACGAGGCGCGGGAGCTGTGGCAGCAGCTGCTCGCCCGCAGCCCGGCCGATGCGCCGTGGCGCGACGAGCTGGAGGCAAGGATCGCCGAATTGCCCGCTTGA
- a CDS encoding APH(3') family aminoglycoside O-phosphotransferase, with protein sequence MPDCPMPTPFPAMLDGDWVPVTGGESGGLVFARQGERPAYLKYGTGRVADELTNEMARLRWLEGRWPAPRMLAFASEGGAAWLLTEALSGVTVDALLAAEPHRAAEIAALLGRYLRDFHALPAGQCPFEMGADLRMTAASRNIELGLVDETDFDAERQGWTAAQVWDALVATRPEGLRRVVTHGDFSTGNLLIADGAVAGMIDVGRLGLADPWQDLAILWNNLSAYGADAQAAMLAAYGITEPDEARLRFHLLLDELF encoded by the coding sequence ATGCCCGATTGCCCGATGCCGACGCCGTTTCCGGCCATGCTCGACGGGGATTGGGTTCCGGTCACCGGGGGCGAATCCGGCGGGCTGGTGTTCGCGCGGCAGGGCGAGCGGCCCGCCTATCTGAAATATGGCACCGGCCGCGTGGCCGATGAACTGACCAATGAAATGGCGCGGCTGCGCTGGCTTGAGGGGCGCTGGCCGGCGCCGCGCATGCTGGCCTTTGCCAGCGAAGGCGGGGCGGCCTGGCTGCTGACCGAGGCGCTGTCGGGCGTGACGGTCGATGCGCTGCTGGCTGCCGAGCCGCACCGCGCGGCGGAGATTGCCGCGCTGCTCGGGCGCTATCTGCGTGATTTTCATGCGCTGCCCGCCGGCCAGTGTCCGTTCGAAATGGGTGCGGACCTGCGCATGACGGCCGCCAGCCGCAACATCGAGCTGGGTCTGGTCGATGAAACCGATTTCGATGCCGAGCGCCAGGGCTGGACCGCCGCCCAGGTCTGGGACGCGCTGGTTGCCACCCGGCCCGAGGGGCTGCGCCGCGTGGTCACGCATGGCGATTTTTCGACCGGCAATCTGCTGATCGCCGACGGGGCCGTGGCCGGGATGATCGATGTCGGCCGGCTGGGTCTGGCCGACCCGTGGCAGGATCTGGCGATCCTGTGGAACAATCTGTCCGCTTACGGCGCGGACGCCCAGGCGGCGATGCTCGCGGCTTACGGCATCACGGAGCCGGACGAGGCCCGGCTCCGTTTCCACCTGCTGCTCGACGAGCTGTTCTGA
- the ald gene encoding alanine dehydrogenase, translating to MRVGVPKEIKNHEYRVGLTPPSVAELVAAGHEVVVETRAGSGIDFDDQDYVAAGARIMGSAAEVFANADMIVKVKEPQPGEIALLESRHLLFTYLHLAADKPQAEGLMKSGATCIAYETVTARDGSLPLLKPMSEVAGRMSIQVGAHYLEKEQGGRGVLLGGVPGVAPARVAILGGGVAGVNAAQMAVGMRADVTIYDINMARLAELDMFFSSQIKTAYASKAAIAAAVRNAHLVIGAVLVPGAAAPKLVTRDMLKTMKRGSVLVDIAIDQGGCFETSRATTHDNPVFEVDGVTHYCVANMPGAVARTSAFALNNATLPFVLRLANLGADAAMAADAHLANGLNVSGGKIRHQAVAEALDLPFDPA from the coding sequence ATGCGTGTCGGTGTGCCCAAGGAAATCAAGAATCACGAATATCGCGTCGGCCTGACCCCGCCGTCGGTGGCGGAGCTGGTCGCGGCCGGCCATGAGGTGGTGGTCGAAACCCGCGCCGGCAGCGGCATCGATTTCGACGATCAGGATTATGTCGCCGCCGGCGCGCGCATCATGGGCAGCGCGGCCGAGGTGTTCGCCAATGCCGACATGATCGTGAAGGTGAAGGAACCCCAGCCGGGCGAGATCGCGCTGCTCGAGAGCCGCCACCTGCTGTTCACCTATCTGCATCTGGCCGCCGACAAGCCGCAGGCCGAAGGGCTGATGAAGTCGGGCGCGACCTGCATCGCCTATGAAACGGTGACGGCGCGCGACGGCTCGCTGCCGCTCCTGAAGCCGATGTCGGAAGTCGCCGGGCGGATGTCGATCCAGGTCGGCGCCCATTATCTGGAAAAGGAACAGGGCGGTCGCGGCGTGCTGCTGGGCGGCGTGCCCGGCGTCGCGCCGGCGCGGGTCGCGATTCTGGGCGGCGGCGTCGCCGGGGTGAATGCCGCGCAGATGGCGGTCGGCATGCGCGCCGACGTGACCATCTATGACATCAACATGGCGCGGCTGGCCGAACTGGACATGTTCTTTTCCAGCCAGATCAAAACCGCCTATGCCTCCAAGGCCGCGATCGCAGCGGCGGTGCGCAACGCCCATCTGGTCATCGGCGCGGTGCTGGTGCCGGGCGCGGCAGCGCCCAAGCTCGTCACCCGCGACATGCTGAAGACGATGAAGCGCGGATCGGTGCTGGTCGATATCGCGATCGATCAGGGCGGCTGCTTTGAAACCTCGCGCGCGACCACGCACGACAATCCGGTGTTCGAAGTGGACGGCGTGACCCATTATTGCGTCGCCAACATGCCGGGCGCGGTCGCGCGCACCTCTGCCTTTGCGCTCAACAATGCGACGCTGCCCTTCGTGCTCCGCCTCGCCAATCTGGGCGCGGACGCAGCGATGGCGGCGGATGCGCATCTGGCAAACGGCCTCAACGTCTCGGGCGGCAAGATCCGTCACCAGGCGGTGGCCGAGGCGCTCGACCTGCCGTTCGACCCGGCCTGA
- a CDS encoding Lrp/AsnC family transcriptional regulator produces the protein MDRIDRNILKALAADARLPVAQIAERVGLSQSACTRRIQALEAGGLIEGYGARLGHRRLGFHVTALVDITLSTQVEEDLARFERAVAAIDGVVECALISGAHDYRLKIVARDLDDYERLHREHLGRLPGVTTISSSFVLRAIPTRSEADALFGTAGPEGGERPTR, from the coding sequence ATGGACCGGATTGACCGCAACATCCTGAAGGCGCTGGCCGCCGATGCGCGGCTGCCGGTTGCGCAGATCGCCGAACGGGTCGGCCTGTCCCAGTCGGCCTGCACGCGGCGCATCCAGGCGCTGGAGGCGGGCGGGCTGATCGAGGGCTATGGCGCGCGGCTCGGCCATCGCCGGCTCGGCTTTCACGTCACAGCGCTGGTCGACATCACGCTCAGCACCCAGGTCGAGGAGGATCTGGCGCGGTTCGAGCGGGCGGTGGCGGCGATCGACGGTGTCGTGGAATGCGCGCTGATTTCGGGCGCGCATGATTACCGGCTGAAGATCGTCGCCCGCGACCTTGATGATTATGAGCGGCTGCACCGCGAACATCTTGGCCGGCTGCCCGGCGTGACGACGATCAGCAGCAGTTTCGTGCTGCGCGCTATCCCGACGCGCAGCGAGGCCGACGCCCTGTTCGGCACGGCCGGGCCGGAGGGTGGCGAGCGGCCGACCCGATAG
- a CDS encoding potassium transporter Kup, with product MGSDTPGCDDAPVMQDPHGHAGQGLARLAVAAIGIVFGDIGTSPIYAFRETFAGHHPLTPDRLHIYGVLSLVFWSMMLVVTLKYVSIIMRADNKGEGGSLALLALINRSTNGARWTAPIVLLGVFATALFYGDSMITPAMSVLSAVEGLTVVEARFAPLVVPIAVGIMIFLFMIQSRGTAAVGRLFGPIMLAYFVAIAALGIVQIVKAPGILAALNPWHAVQFFLVDQWLAFLALGSVVLAVTGAEALYADMGHFGRNPIRVSWLFFVLPALMLNYLGQGAMVVGLPPEAAVETIKNPFFLLAPESLRLPLVILATLATIIASQAVISGAFSVTQQAIQLGFIPRLRITHTSASTAGQIYIPVINWTLMTVVILLVLSFQSSSNLAAAYGIAVTGAMSIDACLLAVVLFSMWRWNKLLATLLLAVFFIVDLAYLLSNLTKVPDGGWFPLLVGLIAFTLLTTWAKGRKLMIERLRESAMPISIFIESATNSATRVPGTAVFMTSTPEGVPHALLHNLKHNKVLHERVILLTVRILDVPYVEQVQRCQLEDLGRGFHRLVIKYGFMQEPDVPAALKNLTGCGPEFKMMDTSFFLARQTLLASSRPGMALWREKLFAWMLRNAESAMEFFRLPTNRVVELGSQVEI from the coding sequence ATGGGCAGCGACACGCCGGGCTGCGACGACGCGCCGGTCATGCAGGATCCGCACGGCCATGCCGGCCAGGGGCTGGCGCGGCTTGCCGTGGCGGCGATCGGCATCGTGTTCGGCGATATCGGCACCAGCCCGATCTATGCGTTCCGCGAGACCTTTGCCGGCCATCACCCGCTGACGCCCGACCGGCTGCACATCTATGGCGTGCTCAGCCTCGTCTTCTGGTCGATGATGCTGGTCGTCACGCTCAAATATGTGTCGATCATCATGCGCGCCGACAACAAGGGCGAGGGCGGCAGCCTGGCGCTGCTCGCGCTCATCAACCGGTCGACCAATGGCGCGCGCTGGACGGCGCCGATCGTGCTGCTCGGCGTGTTCGCGACCGCGCTGTTTTATGGCGACTCGATGATCACCCCGGCGATGTCGGTGCTGTCGGCGGTCGAGGGGCTGACGGTGGTCGAGGCGCGCTTTGCGCCGCTGGTCGTGCCGATCGCGGTCGGCATCATGATCTTCCTGTTCATGATCCAGTCGCGCGGCACCGCGGCGGTCGGGCGGCTGTTCGGGCCGATCATGCTCGCCTATTTCGTCGCGATCGCCGCGCTGGGCATTGTCCAGATCGTGAAGGCGCCGGGCATTCTCGCCGCGCTCAATCCCTGGCATGCGGTGCAGTTCTTCCTTGTCGACCAGTGGCTGGCCTTCCTCGCGCTCGGCTCGGTCGTGCTCGCGGTGACGGGGGCCGAGGCGCTCTATGCCGATATGGGCCATTTCGGGCGCAACCCGATCCGCGTGTCCTGGCTGTTCTTCGTGCTGCCGGCGCTGATGCTCAATTATCTGGGGCAGGGGGCGATGGTCGTCGGCCTGCCGCCCGAGGCGGCGGTCGAGACGATCAAGAACCCGTTCTTCCTGCTCGCGCCCGAATCGCTGCGCCTGCCGCTCGTCATCCTGGCAACTTTGGCCACCATCATCGCCAGCCAGGCGGTGATTTCGGGGGCGTTCTCGGTGACCCAGCAGGCGATCCAGCTGGGCTTCATCCCGCGCCTGCGCATCACCCACACCAGCGCGTCGACCGCCGGGCAGATCTATATCCCGGTGATCAACTGGACGCTGATGACGGTCGTCATCCTGCTGGTGCTGAGCTTCCAGTCCTCGTCGAACCTTGCCGCCGCTTATGGCATCGCGGTCACCGGCGCGATGTCGATCGATGCCTGTCTGCTCGCGGTCGTGCTGTTTTCGATGTGGCGCTGGAACAAGCTGCTGGCGACGCTGCTGCTCGCGGTGTTCTTCATCGTCGACTTGGCCTATCTGCTGTCGAACCTGACCAAGGTGCCCGATGGCGGCTGGTTCCCGCTGCTCGTGGGGCTGATCGCGTTCACGCTGCTGACCACCTGGGCCAAGGGCCGCAAGCTGATGATCGAGCGGCTGCGCGAATCGGCGATGCCGATTTCGATCTTCATCGAATCCGCGACCAACTCGGCCACCCGCGTCCCCGGCACCGCAGTGTTCATGACCTCGACGCCCGAAGGCGTGCCGCATGCGCTGCTCCACAATCTCAAGCACAACAAGGTGCTGCATGAGCGGGTGATCCTGCTGACGGTCAGGATCCTCGATGTGCCCTATGTCGAGCAGGTGCAGCGCTGCCAGCTTGAGGATCTCGGCCGCGGCTTCCACCGGCTGGTGATCAAATATGGCTTCATGCAGGAACCCGATGTTCCCGCCGCGCTCAAGAACCTCACCGGCTGCGGGCCCGAGTTCAAGATGATGGACACCAGCTTCTTCCTCGCGCGCCAGACGCTGCTCGCCTCGTCGCGGCCGGGCATGGCGCTGTGGCGGGAAAAGCTGTTCGCCTGGATGCTGCGCAACGCGGAAAGCGCGATGGAGTTTTTCCGCCTGCCGACCAACCGCGTCGTCGAACTGGGCAGCCAGGTCGAAATCTGA
- a CDS encoding glutathione S-transferase family protein: MIEFHTAATPNGHKVSIMLEECGLDYRLHVIDLSSQAQKQPDFLAINPNGRIPAIVDNGFPVFESGAILLYLAEKTGRFLPADAEGRSRAVQWLMWQMGGLGPMMGQLNVFKRYFPEHIPAAIERYERESYRLFGVMETRLADSPYLAGDDYSIADIACWPWVRAHEWPGLTLANHPRLADWLARIGERPAVVRGMQVPPRPDMSGDGAQRFVERARTILA, translated from the coding sequence ATGATCGAGTTCCATACCGCCGCCACCCCCAACGGCCACAAAGTGTCGATCATGCTCGAGGAATGCGGGCTGGATTATCGTCTGCATGTGATCGACCTGTCCTCCCAGGCCCAGAAACAGCCCGATTTCCTCGCGATCAACCCCAATGGCCGCATCCCGGCGATTGTCGACAATGGCTTTCCCGTCTTCGAATCGGGGGCGATCCTGCTTTATCTGGCCGAAAAGACCGGCCGGTTCCTGCCCGCCGACGCTGAAGGGCGCAGCCGCGCGGTGCAGTGGCTGATGTGGCAGATGGGCGGGCTTGGCCCGATGATGGGCCAGCTCAACGTCTTCAAACGCTATTTCCCCGAACATATCCCCGCCGCGATCGAACGCTATGAGCGCGAAAGCTACCGGCTGTTCGGCGTGATGGAAACGCGGCTGGCCGACAGCCCCTATCTGGCGGGCGATGATTACAGCATCGCCGACATTGCCTGCTGGCCCTGGGTGCGCGCGCATGAATGGCCGGGCCTGACGCTCGCCAACCATCCGCGCCTCGCCGACTGGCTGGCGCGGATCGGCGAGCGGCCGGCGGTGGTGCGCGGCATGCAGGTGCCGCCGCGCCCGGACATGAGTGGCGACGGTGCCCAGCGCTTTGTCGAGCGGGCGCGCACCATCCTGGCGTGA
- a CDS encoding 2'-5' RNA ligase family protein: protein MTPAPIIVTALLGAADQAFADKLRRAHYPAARNHVPAHLTLFHQLPPASGPELATRLRAAVAGRAPPRARIAGVMRLEAGVALSVHSPDLAAIRDELADGLAGLLGAQDRAGWQPHITIQNGVPAREAKALFAALSAEVTARPLHIAGLASWAWRGGPWEAIGSTRFNGRG from the coding sequence GTGACGCCGGCGCCGATCATTGTCACCGCGCTTCTTGGCGCCGCCGACCAGGCCTTTGCCGACAAGCTGCGGCGGGCGCATTATCCGGCGGCGCGCAACCATGTGCCCGCGCATCTGACGCTGTTCCACCAGCTGCCCCCGGCGAGCGGCCCGGAACTGGCCACGCGGCTGCGCGCCGCCGTGGCGGGGCGCGCACCGCCGCGCGCGCGGATCGCCGGGGTGATGCGGCTGGAGGCCGGGGTCGCGCTCAGCGTCCACAGCCCCGATCTGGCGGCGATCCGCGACGAGCTGGCCGACGGGCTGGCCGGACTGCTCGGCGCGCAGGACCGGGCCGGGTGGCAGCCGCACATCACCATCCAGAACGGCGTCCCGGCGCGCGAGGCGAAGGCGCTGTTCGCCGCCCTGTCGGCCGAGGTGACCGCCCGGCCGCTGCACATAGCCGGGCTGGCAAGCTGGGCATGGCGCGGCGGGCCGTGGGAGGCGATCGGCAGCACCCGCTTCAACGGGCGCGGCTGA
- a CDS encoding NAD(P)/FAD-dependent oxidoreductase: MGRVVIVGAGHGGAQAAIMLRQLGYAGTVTMIGDEPELPYERPPLSKDYLAGEKPFERLLIRPERFWAERGIDIRPGERVVTVDAEAHRVTTDRGEAIQYDRLIWAAGGRPRALPCPGGECGDVHRIRTRADVDRLVAHLGEAERIAIIGGGYIGLEAAAVLVKLGKRVSLFEAQERLLARVAGPALSAFYAERHRAHGVDLHLGASVAAIETDPASGRMTGVRLAGGDGTPGMLVPADMAIVGIGIVPEVAPLLAAGAAGDASGVSVDERCRTSLADIFAIGDCAVAANRFAGGARIRVESVQNANDQAGVAARTICGEDAVYDAVPWFWSNQYDLKLQTVGLSLGHDEAVLRGDPAAGGFSVVYLKDGRVIALDCVNATKDYVQGRALVLAGARIDPLDLADASRPLKELPQQC; encoded by the coding sequence GCCCTATGAGCGTCCGCCGCTGTCCAAGGACTATCTGGCCGGGGAAAAGCCGTTCGAGCGGCTGCTGATCCGCCCCGAGCGTTTCTGGGCCGAACGCGGGATCGACATCAGGCCCGGCGAACGCGTCGTCACCGTCGATGCCGAAGCGCACCGCGTGACGACCGACCGGGGCGAGGCCATTCAATATGACCGGCTGATCTGGGCGGCGGGCGGGCGGCCGCGCGCCCTGCCCTGCCCGGGTGGCGAGTGCGGCGATGTCCACCGCATCCGCACCCGCGCCGATGTCGACCGGCTGGTCGCGCATCTGGGCGAGGCGGAGCGGATCGCGATCATCGGCGGCGGCTATATCGGGCTCGAGGCGGCAGCGGTGCTGGTGAAGCTTGGCAAGCGCGTCAGCCTGTTCGAGGCGCAGGAGCGGCTGCTCGCCCGCGTCGCCGGCCCGGCGCTGTCGGCCTTTTATGCCGAACGCCACCGGGCGCACGGCGTCGACCTGCATCTGGGCGCGAGCGTCGCGGCGATCGAAACCGATCCGGCGAGCGGGCGGATGACCGGCGTGCGCCTCGCGGGCGGCGACGGCACGCCCGGGATGCTGGTGCCCGCCGACATGGCGATTGTCGGCATCGGCATCGTGCCCGAGGTCGCGCCGCTGCTCGCCGCAGGTGCTGCGGGCGATGCCAGCGGGGTATCTGTCGATGAACGCTGCCGCACCAGCCTGGCTGATATCTTCGCGATCGGCGACTGCGCGGTCGCCGCCAACCGCTTTGCCGGCGGCGCGCGCATCCGCGTCGAATCGGTCCAGAACGCCAATGATCAGGCGGGTGTCGCGGCGCGCACCATCTGCGGCGAGGACGCCGTTTATGATGCCGTGCCGTGGTTCTGGTCGAACCAATATGATCTGAAGCTGCAGACCGTCGGCCTGTCGCTCGGCCATGACGAGGCGGTGCTGCGCGGCGATCCGGCGGCAGGCGGGTTTTCGGTCGTTTACCTGAAGGACGGCCGGGTGATCGCGCTCGACTGCGTCAACGCGACCAAGGATTATGTGCAGGGCCGCGCGCTGGTGCTGGCCGGGGCGCGGATCGACCCGCTCGACCTTGCCGATGCATCGCGCCCCCTCAAGGAACTGCCGCAGCAATGCTGA